ACGCGCGTGACGGAATGGTGGCCACCGACGGCTGGCTTGAAACGTCGGACGTCTCCGCGGCTGAACTGGCCGCGACGTTCGACGCCCTGCCGCTGGCGGCGATCATCTATACCGACATCGCGCGGGACGGCACCCTGGAAGGCCCCAACCTGGACGCGACGGCTGCGCTCTGCCGCCGCGTCAAGACCCCGGTGATCGCCTCCGGAGGCGTCGGTGAAATCACCGACGTCGATCGGTTGGCGACCCTCCCGGTGGCCGGCTGCATCGTCGGTCGGGCCCTGTACGAGGGCAAGTTCTCGTTGAAAGACGCCGTGGAACGCGCGGAGCGGGCTTCTTCCCGTTCCTGAGCGTAGCGAGCCTGTCAGCGCGCCCCTCTGGCGTCCAGACAGATCCGATCGGTAGGTACGCGACGGCCCCCGTCGCCTCGTCGTGAGGCATCGGGACCACGGCCGCACGTCCTCGCTCGCGCGGACCTTCGCCGCATCCCACGACCTCTCTCATGAGGACACTTCGATGACTACGACCTATCATATCGCTGATATCAGGAACGTCGCCCTCGCTGGACATGGGGCGTCGGGGAAGACCAGCCTCGCCGACGCCCTCCTGTTCGCCGCGGGCGCGGTCGCCCGCAAGGGTTCCGTGGACGACGGGACCAGCACGCTGGATTCCGACGACGAGGAGAAGAAGCGCCACTTCACCATCGACTGCCACCTCGGCCATCTCGCCTGGGACGGCCGGCAGATCCATCTGATCGACTCGCCCGGCTACCCGGACTTCATCGGCAACGCCCTCAGCGCCCTGGCCGCCGTCGAGAACGTGGTGCTCGCGGTCTCCGGCCCCGCCGGCATCGAGGTCAACACCCGCCGGCTGTTCAACGAAGCCCGCAAGATGGGCCTGGGCCGGTTCATCGCCGTCACCAAGATGGACGCCGAGAACGTCGACTATCGCGCCGACCTTGAGGCGATCCGCGAGACCTTCGGCCCGTCGTGCGTTCCGTTCAACGTCCCCATCGGCCAGGGAGCCACGTTCTCCAGCGTCGTCGACGTCCTCCAGTCTCACAACGAAGACCCCGCCGAGTGTCCGCTGCCGCCGACTGAAGCCTACCAGATGCTCGTCGAGCAGATCGTCGAGAGCGACGAAGCCCTCATGAACCGCTATCTGGAAGGGGATTCGATCGGCGTCGAGGAGCTGCGCAAGGCGGCTCACGATGCGATCGCGGCCGGCAAGCTCGTTCCGGTCCTCTGCGTTTGCACCAAGAAGGACCTCGGCGTCAAGGAACTGCTGGATCTGATCGCCGTCTGCGGCCTGAGCCCTGAGGACGTTCACCGCTACGGCGTCCGAGGCGAGGACGGCGAGGCTGGCGAGGAGGAAGAGATCCACCCGGTTGAGGACGGCACGCTCGTCGCCCAGGTCTTCAAGACGGCCAACGATCAGTTCATGGGCAAGCTGAGCTTCCTCCGGCTCCTTTCCGGTCGGATCACACCCGACACGACGCTGGTCAACCTTCGCAGCGGCAAGAGCACCAAGGCGGGCCACGTCTACGTCCTTCAGGGGAAGACGCAGGAGGAAGTTTCCGAGGCCATCGCCGGCGACATCGTGGCGATCGCCAAGTTCGACGACCTGCATGTGTCGGACACTGTCAGCAACGTCGGCGGCAATACGACCGTCGCCCGGTTGCAGGCCGCGCCGATCCACTTCCCGTCGCCCATGGTCCCGCGCGCCGTCGTGCCGAAGGCTCGCGAGGACGAGGCCAAGATCTCTGCCGGCCTGGCCAAGATCGCCGATGAGGATCCGACCTTCACCATCCGCCGCGACGCCCAGACGCACGAGCTGGTTATCTCCGGGATGAGCGACCTGCATCTGGACGTGATCCAGCAGCGGCTCAAGAACCGCTACAAGCTGGAGATGTCGACTCACGTGCCGCACGTCCCCTATCTGGAGACGATCTCGGCACCGGCCGAGGCCGACCACCGACACAAGAAGCAGACCGGCGGTCGCGGCCAGTTCGCCGAGGTTCACCTCCGCGTCAAGCCCGTCGAACGGGGCCAGGGATTCACCTTCACGGATGCGGTGAAGGGGGGCGTGATTCCCAACCAGTACATCCCGGCCGTTGAGAAGGGCGTGCGGGAGCGGCTGGAGAAGGGGATCCTCTCGGGCAACCACGTCGTCGACGTGGAGGTCGAGGTCTACTTCGGTAAGGACCACCCAGTCGACAGCTCGGAGCAGGCGTTCAAGACGGCCGCCGACCACGCCTTCCGCAAGGCGTTCGAGAAGGCCCATCCGGTGTTGCTCGAGCCGATCGTCTCGGTGGAAGTCACCGCGCCGGCGAGCTACTTCGGCGACCTCTCGGCCGATATGTCCACCCGCCGCGGCCACATCACCGGCATGGATTCCCTGCCGGGGAACATCCAATCGGTCCAGGCCGTCGTCCCGCTGGCCGAGATGCTCTCGTACGCATCAACGCTCAAAAGCATGACCTCCGGCCAGGGCTCGTTCACCATGGAGATGCAGGGCTACGAACCCGTCCCGCCCAACGTCCAGCAGCAGATCGTCGACCGCTACCAGAAGTCGCGAACGGGCGTCGAGGAGGAGTGACGCCCACCCCTGGCTGATCCTCGTGATGAGCGGCCTGGATCTGCTCCAGGCCGCTCACTCCGCGTCATACCCCTTCGGTGCAATGCGGATGTCGAGGCCGATGCGGGTGGTCCAGATTTCCCATTTGTCGCGGTCCCAGCCGACGATGATCCCCGAGCCTTCGAGACGGTCGAACATCTGCTCGACGTAGGCGGGGACGCGGTCCTCGTATTCGGAGGTGAGGTCGAGTTTGCGGCTGATCAGGTTGAAGAGCCCTCGGATCGACGCGGGGCCTTTCTCGCGGATTCGCTCGCGGCCCTCGGGCGAGACCGGGTCGGGGCCTTCGAGTGTCAGGCTCATGGAGCGGAGTAAGCGGCCGAACTGGCTGAACCAGGAGTCGCCGAAGCCGAAGTAGTCGCGGTGGACGATGTGGACCTCGCCGCGACGGACGATGGCCGCCTGGTAGACGGCCTCCAGATAGTTCTCGCCGTAGTCGGTCTGGAAGGCGATGTTCACCGCCTTGGCCAGGTGCTGAAGCGCCTCCGGCACGCCGACCTTGCGCGGGTCGACGTCGAGGCTCAGGTCGCGCAGTTCGCCCGCCTTGCGGGCCGTGACGGTCCCCCCCGCGCCGGGCGTCGTCGAGATCGCCACGCCTACCGGTGGGTTCGACGCCGGACGCGCTTTCGATTCGCCCTGGTCCATCTCCGACTTCGCCATGACCCGGCCCCCCGAGTTGTCCGCACGTCCCGCCGCGGGAGGGCGGGCCGTCGTCATCATACTAGATGTCTTCGTCGATCAGCAGCGGCATGCGTGGGGAGCGGGTCATGACCTGGTAGTAGTGGGTCGACGGCACGCAGATCATGTAGGCGACGGCGACGCCCCGCTCGTCGGGGACGAGGATGCCGCGGATCCCCTGGCGGACCCGGAACCAGACGCCGCGGTCGTAGCCGAGCATGGCGGGGATGTCGACCGGGACGGCGCCGATCTCGCGCCAGTAGCCCAGCTCAAGGCTCTCCTTCCAGGTCCAGCCGGTGGCAGGGAGGAACCGGCTTTGCAGGCATCCGTTGCCCCAACGCACGATCTGCAGTCGGCCGTCGCGCCAGATCGGCAGCCGAGGGCGACGGTCGCGATAGAGAAAGCGGATCTCGCGCTCGC
The nucleotide sequence above comes from Paludisphaera rhizosphaerae. Encoded proteins:
- the fusA gene encoding elongation factor G — its product is MTTTYHIADIRNVALAGHGASGKTSLADALLFAAGAVARKGSVDDGTSTLDSDDEEKKRHFTIDCHLGHLAWDGRQIHLIDSPGYPDFIGNALSALAAVENVVLAVSGPAGIEVNTRRLFNEARKMGLGRFIAVTKMDAENVDYRADLEAIRETFGPSCVPFNVPIGQGATFSSVVDVLQSHNEDPAECPLPPTEAYQMLVEQIVESDEALMNRYLEGDSIGVEELRKAAHDAIAAGKLVPVLCVCTKKDLGVKELLDLIAVCGLSPEDVHRYGVRGEDGEAGEEEEIHPVEDGTLVAQVFKTANDQFMGKLSFLRLLSGRITPDTTLVNLRSGKSTKAGHVYVLQGKTQEEVSEAIAGDIVAIAKFDDLHVSDTVSNVGGNTTVARLQAAPIHFPSPMVPRAVVPKAREDEAKISAGLAKIADEDPTFTIRRDAQTHELVISGMSDLHLDVIQQRLKNRYKLEMSTHVPHVPYLETISAPAEADHRHKKQTGGRGQFAEVHLRVKPVERGQGFTFTDAVKGGVIPNQYIPAVEKGVRERLEKGILSGNHVVDVEVEVYFGKDHPVDSSEQAFKTAADHAFRKAFEKAHPVLLEPIVSVEVTAPASYFGDLSADMSTRRGHITGMDSLPGNIQSVQAVVPLAEMLSYASTLKSMTSGQGSFTMEMQGYEPVPPNVQQQIVDRYQKSRTGVEEE